The following proteins are co-located in the Desulfobacterales bacterium genome:
- the nuoE gene encoding NADH-quinone oxidoreductase subunit NuoE, whose product MLPSAVKTELERRIAEADHPKELVVDVMMACQAAYGYLSDEAVAIAAGMLDMTPLEIEELATFYNYIYREPVGRYVIHICDSVVCWMEGYIPLRDYLCQTLGIEMGETTPDGRFTLLPACCLGYCDRAPAMMVNKRVYGFLTPEKIDAIIDELSSEE is encoded by the coding sequence ATGCTGCCGAGCGCTGTTAAAACCGAACTCGAACGCCGGATTGCCGAGGCCGATCACCCGAAGGAGCTGGTGGTTGACGTGATGATGGCCTGCCAGGCGGCTTACGGCTATTTAAGCGACGAGGCGGTGGCGATTGCGGCCGGAATGCTTGACATGACGCCGCTTGAAATCGAAGAGCTGGCCACCTTTTATAACTATATTTACCGGGAGCCGGTGGGCAGATATGTCATCCACATCTGTGACAGCGTGGTCTGCTGGATGGAAGGCTACATTCCCCTGCGCGACTATCTTTGCCAAACGCTTGGCATTGAAATGGGGGAAACCACGCCGGACGGCCGGTTTACCCTGCTGCCGGCCTGCTGCCTGGGTTACTGCGACCGGGCCCCGGCCATGATGGTAAATAAACGAGTCTACGGATTTTTGACCCCGGAAAAGATTGACGCAATTATCGATGAATTGAGCTCGGAAGAATAA
- a CDS encoding NADH-quinone oxidoreductase subunit A has protein sequence MDPVITEHIVSPWVPGVFSLVSFTLAILVLMALMLLLTRWLGEKKRNPDKQRPYESGIIPTGTARLRYPVPFFLVAIFFLLFDVEGAFIFSWAVACKSMGWKGWLQMAFFIFVLILGLIYVWRKGGLDWHGKTRIR, from the coding sequence ATGGATCCTGTCATTACCGAGCATATTGTCTCGCCATGGGTGCCGGGCGTGTTCAGTCTGGTAAGCTTTACCCTGGCCATTCTTGTGTTGATGGCGCTGATGCTTCTATTGACCCGCTGGCTGGGGGAGAAAAAGCGCAACCCCGACAAGCAGCGCCCCTATGAGAGCGGCATCATCCCCACGGGCACCGCCCGGCTGCGCTACCCGGTCCCGTTTTTCCTGGTGGCCATTTTTTTTCTGCTCTTTGATGTGGAGGGCGCGTTTATTTTCTCATGGGCGGTGGCCTGCAAGTCAATGGGGTGGAAGGGATGGCTGCAGATGGCCTTTTTTATCTTTGTGCTCATCCTCGGATTGATCTACGTCTGGCGTAAAGGAGGCCTTGATTGGCACGGAAAAACGCGGATCAGATAG
- a CDS encoding NADH-ubiquinone oxidoreductase-F iron-sulfur binding region domain-containing protein gives MHPQVLLKNRKPDRITTLEEYREGGGYEAMVRALKDETHQSIQDILMDAGLLGRGGAAFPMGQKLSTVLENAPYPRYVVCNADEMEPGTFKDRVMIHADPHQLIEGMVIAGCAMGAAHGLIFIRPEYENAARILSREVENARQAGFLGKAIMHTGFDFDIVVHRSGGRYICGEGTAILNALEGKRPNPRKPPPFPTFKGLWQLPTLVQNVETLCCVPHVIQNGADWFRSLALTPEGAGTKIFSISGRVRRPGCYELPMGIKLSEIIEDYAGGMCEGSEFKACLPGGTSTQFMPASMYHAVMDFKSLEDAGYRLGTGAIIVFDQNTCLVGATLNMIAFFVRESCGWCTPCREGLPYIRDLLQRIENGQGEPAFVDRLKEMCDHLPRAYCAFAPGAAAPVESLLEHFADEVNEHIEKKACPFKSS, from the coding sequence ATGCATCCGCAGGTGCTATTAAAAAATCGAAAGCCCGACCGGATAACGACCCTGGAAGAGTATCGCGAGGGCGGGGGATACGAGGCGATGGTCCGGGCATTAAAGGATGAGACCCATCAGTCGATACAGGATATATTGATGGATGCCGGCCTTTTGGGCCGCGGCGGGGCCGCCTTTCCCATGGGCCAGAAGCTCTCCACCGTGCTTGAGAACGCCCCGTACCCGCGGTACGTGGTCTGCAATGCCGACGAGATGGAACCGGGCACATTCAAGGACCGGGTCATGATCCATGCCGACCCCCATCAGCTGATCGAGGGGATGGTGATTGCGGGATGCGCCATGGGGGCGGCGCACGGCCTGATTTTTATCCGGCCGGAATATGAAAACGCCGCCCGGATTCTTTCCCGGGAGGTGGAAAATGCCCGGCAGGCCGGGTTTCTGGGAAAAGCTATCATGCACACCGGGTTTGATTTCGACATCGTGGTTCACCGAAGCGGCGGCCGATACATCTGCGGCGAGGGGACCGCCATATTAAACGCCCTGGAAGGTAAGCGCCCGAACCCGAGGAAGCCGCCCCCGTTTCCCACGTTCAAAGGTCTCTGGCAGCTGCCCACGCTGGTGCAGAACGTGGAGACCCTGTGCTGCGTGCCCCACGTCATCCAAAACGGGGCGGACTGGTTCCGGTCTCTCGCATTAACACCGGAAGGGGCGGGTACAAAAATTTTTTCCATATCCGGCCGGGTGCGCCGGCCGGGCTGCTACGAGCTGCCCATGGGGATCAAGCTCTCAGAAATTATTGAGGACTATGCGGGCGGCATGTGCGAGGGATCCGAGTTCAAGGCCTGTCTGCCGGGCGGAACCTCCACCCAGTTCATGCCGGCGTCCATGTATCATGCGGTCATGGATTTTAAGTCCCTGGAAGATGCGGGATACCGGCTGGGCACCGGTGCGATCATCGTGTTTGATCAGAATACCTGTCTGGTGGGGGCCACGCTTAATATGATCGCGTTTTTTGTCCGGGAATCCTGCGGTTGGTGCACCCCGTGCCGGGAGGGGCTGCCATATATCCGGGATCTTCTGCAGCGCATTGAAAACGGGCAGGGCGAGCCCGCGTTTGTGGATAGGTTAAAGGAGATGTGCGATCACCTGCCCAGGGCTTACTGCGCATTTGCGCCGGGTGCGGCCGCGCCCGTGGAAAGCCTGCTTGAGCATTTTGCCGATGAAGTGAACGAACATATTGAAAAAAAGGCGTGTCCATTTAAATCGTCTTAA
- a CDS encoding NADH-quinone oxidoreductase subunit B/C/D encodes MDPVINWAHANSLWPMYFGLSCCFVEEATVLTPRYDIARFGAEVLRLSPRQADLMIVSGTVFKKIAPVVLRLYEQMAEPKWVISMGSCSNTGGMYDVYSVVQGVNQILPVDVYIPGCPPRPEAVLAGLMELQKKIKGEQPTRPNFHVAGGDQGSTSPVLVDGQTKSRDTRGPGMNGIPIRGTSVTPPDFFDSRSDLMWSPPANSIELGPAAKDLAAGLKNRFGDAVRPADTTSDMLTIHTMPERVNDVLSFLKHEAPTRFERLEDYTAIDESARRNRDQYPDFTLVYHLTAFEPATRMRVKVPLSGESPDAPSISGLWPSANWYEREIYDMFGINFPDHPHLRRLIMPPDWEGHPLRKSHPGRANEMPPYTEKQARELQPWGGEEYFDPAADEEALILNMGPHHTATHGLLRLIVKLESETITGLDLDVGYHHRSVEKLGERQTWLQFIPYTDRVDYMAGAANNLPYVMAVEQLAGIKVPERAEYIRVLMSELFRISNHLAFLGICGHDLGAMTPNFYTFRDREKVLDIVEMISGARLHPSWFRPGGVAADMPAGWKEPIEAFLRDFPKRIKDYEALTIKNPIFKARLKGIGRLSRKDAIDWGVTGPNLRATGVDWDLRKKMPYSAYGQFDFEVPTDTEGDGHARYRLRIEEMRQSVRIIRQVIDHMPDGRYVTDDYRYSVPKRKDMLQDIESLIHHFINVTRGPKIPRGESYMACEIPRGEQGYYVVSDGLGAAYRMRIRGPSFTNVQVFPIMSRGETIADLISVLGTTDYTLPDLDR; translated from the coding sequence CTGGATCCGGTGATTAACTGGGCCCATGCCAACAGCCTCTGGCCCATGTATTTCGGCCTGTCCTGCTGCTTTGTGGAGGAGGCCACGGTCCTCACCCCGCGCTATGATATCGCCCGTTTCGGTGCGGAAGTCCTGCGGCTTTCCCCCCGGCAGGCGGATCTGATGATCGTCTCCGGCACGGTGTTTAAAAAGATTGCGCCGGTGGTCCTGCGACTCTATGAGCAGATGGCCGAGCCCAAATGGGTTATTTCCATGGGCTCCTGCTCAAACACGGGCGGCATGTACGACGTTTACAGTGTGGTGCAGGGCGTTAACCAGATCCTGCCCGTAGATGTCTATATCCCGGGCTGCCCGCCGCGGCCCGAAGCGGTATTGGCCGGCCTGATGGAGCTGCAAAAAAAGATTAAGGGCGAGCAGCCCACCCGCCCGAATTTTCATGTAGCCGGCGGTGACCAGGGAAGCACCTCTCCGGTGCTGGTGGATGGACAGACCAAGTCCCGGGATACCCGGGGGCCGGGCATGAACGGCATCCCCATTCGCGGCACTTCGGTGACCCCGCCGGATTTCTTTGACAGCCGCTCAGACCTCATGTGGTCGCCACCGGCCAATTCCATAGAACTTGGACCGGCAGCAAAAGATTTGGCGGCAGGGCTTAAAAATCGGTTCGGCGATGCGGTAAGGCCTGCGGACACCACATCCGATATGCTGACCATTCACACGATGCCGGAGCGCGTCAATGACGTCCTCTCCTTCCTCAAACACGAGGCCCCGACCCGATTCGAGCGGCTGGAGGATTATACCGCCATAGACGAGTCCGCCCGGCGCAATCGGGATCAGTACCCGGATTTTACCCTGGTCTATCACCTGACCGCCTTTGAGCCGGCCACCCGTATGCGGGTCAAGGTGCCGCTTTCCGGCGAATCCCCGGATGCCCCGAGCATCAGCGGCCTTTGGCCTTCCGCCAACTGGTATGAGCGCGAAATCTACGACATGTTCGGAATCAATTTCCCCGATCATCCCCATCTCCGGCGGCTTATCATGCCGCCGGACTGGGAGGGTCATCCGTTGCGCAAATCCCACCCGGGCCGCGCCAATGAAATGCCGCCGTACACGGAAAAGCAGGCCCGGGAATTACAGCCATGGGGCGGAGAGGAATATTTTGATCCGGCGGCGGACGAGGAGGCGCTGATTCTCAATATGGGGCCCCATCACACGGCCACGCACGGCCTCCTGCGCCTGATTGTCAAACTTGAGAGCGAGACCATCACCGGCCTGGACCTGGATGTGGGCTATCACCACCGTTCTGTTGAAAAGCTGGGGGAGCGTCAGACCTGGCTGCAGTTTATTCCCTATACGGACCGGGTGGATTACATGGCGGGCGCGGCCAACAACCTCCCGTATGTGATGGCAGTTGAGCAGCTGGCGGGCATCAAGGTCCCGGAGCGGGCCGAATACATCCGGGTCTTGATGAGCGAGCTCTTTCGCATCAGCAACCATCTGGCATTTCTGGGCATCTGCGGCCACGACCTGGGCGCGATGACCCCCAATTTTTATACCTTTCGGGATCGGGAGAAGGTCCTGGATATCGTGGAGATGATCTCCGGCGCCCGGCTGCATCCGTCCTGGTTCCGGCCCGGCGGCGTGGCCGCGGACATGCCGGCCGGTTGGAAGGAGCCGATCGAGGCGTTTTTAAGGGACTTCCCCAAACGGATCAAAGATTACGAGGCATTGACCATCAAAAACCCGATTTTTAAGGCCAGGCTAAAGGGCATCGGGCGGCTTTCCCGGAAAGATGCCATTGACTGGGGGGTAACCGGCCCGAACCTGCGGGCCACAGGGGTGGACTGGGATTTGCGGAAAAAGATGCCGTATTCGGCGTACGGCCAGTTTGACTTTGAGGTGCCCACGGATACGGAAGGCGACGGCCACGCGCGCTACCGGCTTCGGATCGAGGAGATGCGCCAGAGCGTGCGCATCATCCGGCAGGTGATCGATCATATGCCGGATGGCCGGTATGTGACCGATGATTATCGCTACAGCGTGCCCAAAAGAAAAGACATGTTACAAGACATTGAAAGCCTGATCCATCATTTCATCAATGTCACGCGCGGGCCCAAGATCCCGCGGGGCGAGTCCTATATGGCCTGTGAAATCCCCCGTGGGGAGCAGGGCTACTACGTGGTGAGCGACGGCCTGGGCGCGGCCTACCGCATGCGGATCCGGGGCCCAAGCTTTACCAACGTGCAGGTGTTTCCGATCATGTCCAGGGGGGAGACCATCGCGGACTTGATTTCGGTTCTGGGAACAACGGACTATACACTGCCGGATCTGGACAGGTGA
- a CDS encoding nitroreductase family protein, translating into MPLFEVDPDKCNQDGICVDECPIKIISLKDKDSVPKPVKGADQLCIHCGHCVAVCPTGALSHESMRPEDCPPVKKEWLLDSEQAEHFLRSRRSIRTYKDKPVDRQTLSKLIEIAAYAPSGHNTQPVHWHVVHDTETLQKQIGVVIDWMRYMIKEHPEMADMMHLDMVVGAWEMGIDTVCRGAPHVIVAHGHKDNPMAPNACVIALSYLELAAPSLGLGTCWAGFYNSAAMYWPEMKKALGLPEGHVCYGAVMVGYPKYKYHRLPLRNEPVISWQ; encoded by the coding sequence ATGCCATTATTTGAAGTTGATCCGGACAAATGCAATCAAGACGGTATATGCGTCGATGAGTGCCCGATTAAAATTATTTCTTTAAAAGATAAGGATTCTGTGCCCAAGCCGGTAAAAGGTGCGGATCAGCTCTGCATCCACTGCGGCCACTGCGTGGCCGTCTGCCCGACGGGCGCCCTGTCGCACGAGAGCATGAGGCCTGAGGACTGCCCGCCGGTTAAAAAGGAATGGCTGCTGGATTCTGAGCAGGCAGAGCATTTCCTGCGATCCAGGCGATCCATTCGCACGTATAAGGATAAGCCGGTGGACAGGCAGACGCTTTCCAAATTAATCGAAATTGCCGCATATGCGCCTTCCGGCCATAATACCCAGCCAGTGCACTGGCATGTGGTCCATGATACGGAAACCCTGCAAAAGCAGATCGGGGTGGTAATCGACTGGATGCGGTATATGATTAAGGAGCATCCGGAAATGGCCGATATGATGCATCTGGACATGGTGGTCGGCGCCTGGGAAATGGGGATCGATACGGTCTGCCGGGGGGCGCCCCATGTGATTGTCGCCCACGGCCATAAAGACAATCCCATGGCGCCGAACGCCTGTGTGATCGCTCTCTCCTATCTGGAGCTGGCCGCGCCGTCACTTGGCCTTGGCACCTGCTGGGCCGGATTCTACAATAGCGCGGCCATGTACTGGCCGGAGATGAAAAAAGCCCTTGGCTTGCCTGAAGGGCATGTGTGCTATGGCGCGGTGATGGTCGGGTATCCCAAATACAAGTATCACCGTTTGCCGCTGCGGAATGAGCCAGTAATCTCATGGCAATAA